A genomic segment from Cuculus canorus isolate bCucCan1 chromosome 18, bCucCan1.pri, whole genome shotgun sequence encodes:
- the PRKAR1A gene encoding cAMP-dependent protein kinase type I-alpha regulatory subunit codes for MAASSSSSSEEERSLRECELYVQKHNIQQLLKDCIVQLCTVRPERPMGFLREYFERLEKEETKQLLNQQKSGSRSDSREDEISPPPPMNPVVKGRRRRGAISAEVYTEEDAASYVRKVIPKDYKTMAALAKAIEKNVLFAHLDDNERSDIFDAMFPVTYIAGETVIQQGDEGDNFYVVDQGEMDVYVNNEWATSVGEGGSFGELALIYGTPRAATVKAKTNVKLWGIDRDSYRRILMGSTLRKRKMYEEFLSKVSILESLDKWERLTVADALEPVQFEDGQKIVVQGEPGDEFFIILEGTAAVLQRRSENEEFVEVGRLAPSDYFGEIALLMNRPRAATVVARGLLKCVKLDRPRFERVLGPCSDILKRNIQQYNSFVSLSV; via the exons ATGGCAGCTtctagcagcagcagcagtgaggaggagCGTAGTCTTCGGGAATGTGAGCTTTACGTTCAAAAACACAACATCCAGCAACTTCTGAAGGATTGCATTGTACAGTTATGCACAGTGAGACCTGAAAGACCCATGGGATTCCTCAGAGAATACTTTGAAAGATTGGAGAAG gaggaaacaaaacagtTGTTGAATCAACAGAAGTCTGGTTCGCGCTCAGACTCACGGGAGGATGAaatctctcctcctcctcctatGAACCCTGTGGTTAAGGGTCGAAGAAGGCGTGGGGCCATCAGTGCAGAAGTTTATACAGAAGAGGATGCTGCATCTTATGTTAGGAAG GTTATTCCAAAAGATTATAAAACTATGGCTGCTTTGGCCAAAGCTATTGAGAAGAATGTGCTGTTTGCCCATCTTGATGATAATGAAAGAAG tgacatcTTTGATGCAATGTTCCCCGTCACTTACATTGCAGGAGAGACTGTCATACAGCAAG gTGATGAAGGAGATAACTTCTATGTTGTTGATCAAGGAGAAATGGAT GTTTATGTGAACAACGAGTGGGCAACCAGTGTTGGTGAGGGTGGAAGCTTTGGAGAACTTGCCCTTATATATGGAACTCCTCGTGCTGCAACTGTCAAAGCGAAGACGAATGTGAAGTTGTGGGGCATTGATAGAGACAGCTATAGAAGGATCCTGATG gGAAGTActttgagaaagagaaaaatgtatgaGGAATTCCTTAGTAAAGTATCTATATTGG AATCTCTGGACAAGTGGGAGCGTCTCACTGTAGCTGATGCATTGGAACCCGTACAATTTGAGGATGGGCAAAAGATTGTGGTCCAGGGAGAGCCAGGAGATGAGTTCTTCATCATCTTGGAG GGCACAGCCGCAGTGTTACAACGTCgatcagaaaatgaagaatttgttGAAGTGGGCAGACTGGCACCTTCAGATTATTTTG GTGAAATAGCGCTGCTGATGAACCGTCCCCGTGCTGCCACAGTTGTTGCTCGTGGCCTGTTGAAATGTGTAAAGCTTGATCGACCCCGATTTGAACGCGTCCTGGGTCCGTGCTCGGATATTCTCAAGCGAAACATCCAGCAGTACAACAGTTTTGTATCACTGTCTGTCTGA